The Microbacter sp. GSS18 genome has a segment encoding these proteins:
- the pyrF gene encoding orotidine-5'-phosphate decarboxylase — protein MTGFGARLRAALDAHGPLCVGIDPHEHLLAGWGLEPSAAGVREFGLRTVEAAAGRVGVVKPQVSFFERWGSAGFAALEDVLASARGAGLIVIADAKRGDIGTTMDGYAAAWLTPGAPLEADALTVSPYLGPESLRSTLTTAIRHDKGVFVLAATSNPEAAAVQTAQTVDVAATDGQTVAERVAADIQWVNSSAAFGGGLGPVGLVVGATIDRQAFGLTDDVLRGAPILAPGFGAQGAAPADLPRLFGDVSSHVIASESRSVLAAGPALLAARIDERAAMYREGSHE, from the coding sequence GTGACGGGCTTCGGCGCGCGCCTGCGTGCGGCGCTGGACGCCCACGGTCCGCTGTGCGTCGGCATCGACCCCCATGAGCATCTGCTCGCAGGCTGGGGGCTCGAGCCCTCTGCGGCCGGCGTGCGCGAGTTCGGACTGCGAACCGTCGAGGCAGCGGCCGGCCGCGTCGGCGTCGTCAAGCCCCAGGTGTCGTTCTTCGAGCGCTGGGGCTCGGCCGGGTTCGCCGCCCTCGAGGACGTCCTCGCCTCCGCGCGGGGAGCCGGACTGATCGTGATCGCCGACGCCAAGCGCGGTGACATCGGCACGACGATGGACGGCTACGCCGCTGCGTGGCTGACCCCCGGCGCTCCGCTCGAAGCGGATGCGCTCACCGTCAGCCCGTACCTCGGACCGGAGTCGCTGCGCAGCACGCTCACGACGGCGATCCGCCACGACAAGGGCGTGTTCGTCCTCGCGGCGACGAGCAATCCCGAGGCGGCAGCGGTGCAGACGGCTCAGACCGTCGACGTCGCCGCCACGGACGGCCAGACCGTGGCCGAGCGCGTCGCCGCCGACATCCAGTGGGTCAACTCGTCGGCGGCCTTCGGAGGCGGGCTCGGGCCGGTCGGCCTCGTGGTGGGCGCCACCATCGACCGCCAGGCGTTCGGCCTGACCGACGACGTGCTCCGCGGCGCACCCATCCTCGCGCCCGGATTCGGCGCGCAGGGCGCCGCTCCCGCCGATCTGCCCCGGCTGTTCGGCGACGTGTCGTCGCATGTGATCGCCAGCGAGAGCCGCAGCGTGCTCGCCGCCGGCCCCGCCCTTCTGGCCGCGCGCATCGACGAGCGCGCGGCGATGTACCGTGAAGGTTCCCATGAGTGA